The genomic region GCCGTGGCCGGGTCGCCGGAGGTGCTGAGCAGCCCAACCGAGCTGGCAGCACATGGTACGGGCAGAACGGGGCTTCCGCGCCGCCGAGCATGGCCCGCGCGCCTCGTCGCAGCTCACCCCGGCGGCGGCGAGGACGTCCAGGCCGCCCGCCTCGTCGGCGACCAGCACCCCGGACGGGCCGCGCAGGCCGTTGCCGATGGAGATCTGGCCGGAGCACGCCGCGTAGAACCAGGCGATCGACTGGTAGGGGCCCACGTGCTCGGGTCCGTGCCGCCACAGCCGTTCGATCTCCCGCTGGCCGAACTCCACACCGCCGCTGTAGCTGGCCGTCATCACGCCAAACTCGAAGGGCGCAACCGCCGCCGGGTCCAGCGCGGCGTCGCGCAGCGCCAGGTCGGCGGCGGCGAGGGCGAAGTGGGTGAACCGGTCGGTCTGCACGGTGATCCGCGGTTCGACCCACCCGTCCGGTCCGAACCCGGTCACCTCGCCCGCCACGGTGACCGGGTAGGGGTTGGGCTCGAACCGCCCGATCGGCGCCAGCGCGACATGTCCATCGCGCACGGCAGGCCAGAACTCGTCGACTCCCAGGCCGCTCGGGGCGATCACACCGAGACCGGTCACGACGGGCGCGGAACCGGTGGGCGCGGAACCGCTGGGCGCGGAACCGGTGGGCGCGGCGCTCACGGCGGCGGGGCTCACGGCTGCCCCGCTTTCGTCAGCACCACCGCGGACTGGAACCCGCCGAAGCCGCTGCCGACCGACAGCACCACGTCCAGCAGGCGTTCCCGGGCGGTGTGCGGCACGTAGTCCAGGTCGCACTCGGGGTCCGGCGTGTCCAGGTTGGCGGTCGGCGGGACCACGCCGTGGACGAGGGCCAACGCGCAGGCGGCAAGTTCGATGGAGCCGATCGCGCCCAGCGAGTGGCCGATCATCGACTTGATCGAGCTGACCGGCACCTGGTGCGCGCGCTCACCCAGCAACCGGTGGAACGCGGCGGTCTCGTGCCGGTCGTTCTGCCGGGTGCCCGAGCCGTGCGCGTTGACGTAGCCGATCTCCGCCGACGCCAACTCGGCGTGGTCCAGTGCGCGCCGCGCGGCCTCGGCCATCTCGACGCCCTCCGTCGTCAGGCCGGTCATGTGGTGGGCGTTGCTGCGGGTGGCGAAGCCCGCGACCTGCGCCAGCACCTCCGCGCCCCGGCGACGGGCGTGGTCGAGCTCCTCCAGCACGAGCACGGCGGCGCCCTCCCCGAGCACGAACCCGTCCCGGTCGCGGTCGAACGGGCGAGCCGCGTGCGCGGGGTCGTCGTTGCGCGCCGAGGTCGCGCGGATCGCGTCGAAGCAGGCCACCGTGATCGGCGAGATCGGGGACTCCGAAGCCCCCGCCACCACCACGTCGGCCTGGCCGTCCTCGATGAGGCGGGCACCGTGGCCCACCGCGTCCAGTCCGGCTGTGCACCCGGTGGACACCGTCCGCACCGGCCCGCAGGCGCCGACCCGGTCGGCGACCTCCTCGGCCAGCGTGGCGGGGGACAGGGCGCGGTGCAGGAACGGCGAGGCCGCGCCCCCGTCGACCACCCACTGCTGCCCGCGTTGTGAGGTGGCCACGTAGTCCTGCTCCAGCAGCGTCGTGCCGCCCACGGCGGAACCCATGCACACGCCCAGCCGCCACGGGTTCGTGACGTCCATCCGCGCCTGCTGCCAGGCCTCGTCGGCGGCGACGGCGGCGAACTGGACGTAGCGGTCCATCCGGGTGATCTCCGCGGTGGTCAGGCCCGCGTGCGCCGGGTCGAAGTCGCATTCGGCGGCGATCCTCGATCGAAACCCCTCCGGGGCGAACAGCGTGATCGGCCGGGTGGCGGTGCGCCCCGAGGTGATCAGCTCCCAGAAGGACTTCGTCCCGATGCCGCCCGGTGCCACCACCCCCAGGCCGGTGACCGCCACCCGGCGCCTCACGACACCCGCTCCGTGTCCACGTGCCCCAGGTCCGGCCGGGGCGCCAACGGGGACAGCTGGAACAGCACGCGCGCCGGCGACGTCCCGGTGTTGCGGAGGCGGTGCCGCACCCCGATCGGTACCAGGACCGCTTGGTCGGCGTCCACCTCGTGCGGCACGTCGTCCAGGTCCAGCACCACCGATCCCTCGAGGACGTAGAGGAACTCCTCGGAGTACGGGTGGTAGTGCTCGTTCACCTGTTCGCCCGGCCCGACCAGCACGACACCCAAGAACCCGGAGGTGGCGCCGACCGTCGCCGGGCCGAGCAGCACGCGGATGTCGCCACCGCGACCGGTGTTGGGCGCGACGTCGTCGGGGCTCATCGCGCGGTGGAGTTGGCCGGTCATGCCACCGCCCCCACCACGCGGTCGGTCACCAGCGTCATCGGGCACGCCAGCTGCACCAGCGGAGCCAGCTCGTCCGCGAGTGGCACGGCAGTTGTGCGCTCCGAGGACTCCACGAGGTGCACGACCGTGTCCCTTCGCCGAAAAACCGTTGTGCCGCAATCGGAGTCCGAGCTCCCGGCGGCGAGCAGCCGCGCCACCTCGCCGGCCTGGCCGGGCAACGCCCGGTAGAACGCCGCCGCACGGGGCAGGTGACCAGGGTGGCCGTTGCAGGAGGAGACGAGCCGCATCACCGAGCCGGCCAGGAAACGCCGCCGGCCGTCGTCGTCGGACAGGTCGCGGTCCTGCACCAGGTGCGGCCGCAACCGCTGCTCCACCGCCTGGATCTGCGGCTGCGCGGCCAGGTGCCGGATCGCCACCTCCGGCGGGCAGGTGATGTCCACGACCCGCACCACCACCGGTCCGACCATGAAGACCGACGTGCGGTCCAGCAGTGGGCGCGCGGCCTGTGGCCGGCCGGGCGGTGGCCCCGCGTAGTCGGCCAGGATCTCGGCGACAGCTGCCTCCGACCCCGGCCGCACCGGGAACGTCAACGCATAGCGGTTCACGACTTCGCCTCCAGCAGTTGTCGATCGGCTTCGGCGCCCGGCGTGGTGGTCAGGCGGACGTGGTACCGCAGGGACTCCCGCGCCGTCGCGCACGCGACCAGCGGCGCCGCCAGCCGCCGGTGGTCGGCGCCGCGCTCCCACGCGTGGAAGTGCGCCGCACTGACCCACTCACTGGTGATCACCCAGTCCTCGGGATCACCCTCCGACTGGCACAGCTGGTCACCGAGGTAACCCTCCACTTGCGACACCTGGTGCCTGATCAGCCGGTAGGCGTCGAGAAAGCGGTCCTGGTCCGTGACCGGCACGCGCAGGCGGAAGATCACCCGCAGCCGTCCGCTTCCACACTCGTGGTGCTCCGCCGTCGACGCCATCTCGTCTCCTCCGGGTGTGCACAGGATGAACAGGTGACCTCGTGGTGACCGAGCGTTGATTCGCCCGCGCCCGTCGGCCACTCAGGGCAGGTGATCGGTCGAACATCCACCCGATCGGGAGCGCAGACCTCGGGATTCGGTCAGGAAGACTTCTCCGGGTAGGAGGCGATCCGGCAGGCGTGCGAGGCCACCGCGGGCCGCACGCCCTCGTCACGCAGCATGCGGCGGCACGTCCTGGCGTCGGTTTCCTTGCCCGTCTTCGCAATCTTGCACGCCTTGAGCACGTTGCCGGTCGCCTCGTACCCGTTCTCCATCACATGGTCGATGCAGATCCCGGGATCGGCCTGAGCGGGCGGCCCCGTGAACGAGAACAAAGCTGCGGCGGTGAGCACCATGCCGGCCAGACCGGCCATACGAGGCAAACGCGACATCGAGTCGTCCTCTCTGATCACGCCGAACCCGGTGCTTCGCCACGTCCGGCAGGGCGTTGGTCGCCGTCGAGTACCTCAGGATGCGTTCGACAAGCCGATCCGGCTCTCTCAACCCTCGATCGAGCGCAATGCCGCCCGTACGAGGGATGAAGTCTCTGGTGGCGTACGCGGTGTGTAGGCGCCTCCGCATCCCACTGCCCGATCGAGCACCGACTCCACCACCGGTGAGATTGCCACCGACGGCAGGCCGTCTGACATGGCTGCGTCATCCGCTGGTGCCGATTGGTCATTGGGTGACAACAGATCCAGTCCGTCGCCATAGGACGGTTGTGACCACGGTGCTCGACCGCGTCCTGCCGTCACGGTTTGCCTCGATGGCCGCTATCCGCGTCCGGCTCGCAATGGGGTCAAGGGGTCGCAGATTCAAATCCTGTCGTCCCGACGGTCTGTGACCAGCGGGTTTACCTTTCGAGGTGAATCCGCTTGTGTCGTTTTTGACCGATTGTGGTCGCAAAGTGGTCGCACTGTGCCCTCTCGGCTTCTTGCAGTGCCGTTTCGATCGCCTTCACCGCATCGAGTGCGGCGTGCCGGAGCAGATGGCCGTGGATTTCCGTTGTTGTCGACAAGGTTGAGTGGCGCAGCGTCTTGGACGCCATGGCCAGTGGAACTTGCGAGCTGAGCATGGTGGTCGCGGCGACATGGCACAGGCCCTCGTCACGCTGGCCCCGGAAGAACGCGCGTGGGGTCGAGCCTGGCACGTGCCGTCCCCACCGGCCGTCACGATCCGCGAGCTGGCTCGGCGCTACGCCGCCGCGGCCGGCCTGCCACCGATCAAGCTGATCCAGATACCGCGTTTCGTGATGCGCACGGCCGGCCTGGCCGTGCCGATCGCCCGCGAGATGGCCGAGATGGACTACCAGTGGTACGTGCCGTTCCGCATGGACGCGACGGAGACGGCCGACACCTTCGGCCTGACCGCCACCGACCTCGACACCGCCGTTCGAGACGAAGTCAGCTGAACAAACGGTCAAGTCAGTGGGACGTCGCTGCGTTGGTCGGCGTCGTTCCCGTGCCGGAGCCGCCGCGCGTGGAGATGGCCGCCTTGTTGTGGGGATGAACGAACGCGACGCTCGTCTCTTGCGCCGACCCGTGGTAAGCGCTTTCCTGAAAGGGTACGGCGTCGACCGACGAGGGAACCACTACAGGCTGGTGAGATGTGGCTGTTCGACGATCGAATCGACTGTGGACCAAGTTCTGGGCACTGGTTCTCGGCTGTGCGACGGCGGCGGGGGTGTGCGCCGTCCAGGCGCCCGCGCGGGCCGCGCACGTCCAGCCGGTAGGCCGGACCGTCGACTTCACCGGTGCCTGGCAGTTCGCCCTGGTGAACACCACCGGTGACGACGCGCCACAGCCCGGTGGGCACGACCCGTCGTGGCGTGACACGCGCTTGCCGCACGACTGGAGCATCGAGCTCGACCCGGTGCAAGGTCCGCACACCACTGCCGGAACCGGCTTCCTGCCCGGCGGCCTCGGCTGGTACCGCAAGAGCTTCACGCTGCCGTCGTCGATGTCGGGGAAGAAGGTGTCGATCGAGTTCGACGGCGTCTACATGGACTCCGAGGTCTACCTGAACGGCAACCTGCTCGGTCGTCATCCCTACGGTTACACGGGATTCGCGTACGACCTCGACGCGCGCACCGACGGCACGCCGAACGTGCTCGCGGTCAAGGTCCGCAACCAGGTGCCCAGCAGCCGGTGGTACTCGGGCAGTGGCATCTACCGCGACGTCCGGCTGGTGGTGACCGAGCCCGTGCACGTCACGCGTCACGGCGTGAAGGTGACGACGCCCGATCTGGCGGCCACGATCAGGTCCGGTCACGCCGTGATGCGGGTCGAGACCACCGCCGTCAGCGAGAGCGGTGACACCGGAGCGGAGATCGTCTCGACGGTCAGGGATCCGCGCGGCCGGATCGTCGGCCGGGGTAGGGCGCGTGCCGCGTTGACCGCTGAACCGAGCACGGCGACCGCGGACATCAGGATCGGGAATCCCGACCTGTGGTCGGTGGACCGGCCTGACCTGTACACGGTGGACACGGAGATCCGGGTGCGCGGCAGGGCCGTGGACACCGTCAGCACCCGTACGGGCATCCGGTACTTCGCGTTCGATGCGGACAACGGATTTTCTCTCAACGGTGTGGAGATGAAGCTCAAGGGCGTCAACCTGCACCACGACCTGGGTGCGCTCGGCTCCGCGGTCTCCTCCGACGCGATCGTGCGCCAGTTGCGGATCATGAAGAGCATGGGTGTGAACGCCGTGCGCACCTCGCACAACCCGCCCTCGCCGGAGTTCGTCAGAGCATGCGAGGAAATGGGCGTCCTCCTGCAGGTGGAGGCGTTCGACACCTGGCGCACGCCGAAGACGAAGTTCGACTACGGCCGGTTCTTCGACGACCACAGCAGTGCCGACCTCCGTGAGATGGTGCACGCGGCCAAGAACTCGCCGTCGGTGGTGATGTGGTCGATCGGGAACGAGATCCCCGACTCCAGCGCGGCCGCGGGCCCGCCGATCGCCCGGCGGCTCATCGACGACGTGCGGGCCGTCGACACCACCCGTCCGATCGTGATGGGCAGTGATCGGTACCGCCGGGTTCCCGCGATCGGCTCGCCGCAGGACCAGATCCTGCAGATGCTCGACGGGCTGGGGCTGAACTACAACGACGCCTCGTCGATCGACTCGCTGCACGCCCGTTACCCCACCAAGTTCTTCTTCGAGGCGGAGTCGTCGTCCTCCACCTCGACCCGCGGTCGCTACCAGGACGCGGACCAGCTCAACACAGGGGAGAACCACACACCGGGCAGGCGCAACCTGTCGTCGTACGACAACAACCTGGAGACGTGGACCTACAGTGGTGAGTACGGTTTGAAGAAGGACCGCGACCGCAAGTGGTTCGCCGGTCAGTTCCTGTGGACCGGATTCGACTACATCGGCGAACCCACACCGTACGACGTGTACCCGGTGAAGTCGTCGTTCTTCGGTGCCGTCGACACTGCCGGGTTCTCCAAGGACTTCTACCACCTGTTCCGCAGCCAG from Lentzea guizhouensis harbors:
- a CDS encoding beta-ketoacyl synthase N-terminal-like domain-containing protein; this encodes MSAAPTGSAPSGSAPTGSAPVVTGLGVIAPSGLGVDEFWPAVRDGHVALAPIGRFEPNPYPVTVAGEVTGFGPDGWVEPRITVQTDRFTHFALAAADLALRDAALDPAAVAPFEFGVMTASYSGGVEFGQREIERLWRHGPEHVGPYQSIAWFYAACSGQISIGNGLRGPSGVLVADEAGGLDVLAAAGVSCDEARGPCSAARKPRSARTMCCQLGWAAQHLRRPGHGLSAVHRGPGFARRGRRHARRGGRRRARRVLP
- a CDS encoding beta-ketoacyl-[acyl-carrier-protein] synthase family protein; translation: MRRRVAVTGLGVVAPGGIGTKSFWELITSGRTATRPITLFAPEGFRSRIAAECDFDPAHAGLTTAEITRMDRYVQFAAVAADEAWQQARMDVTNPWRLGVCMGSAVGGTTLLEQDYVATSQRGQQWVVDGGAASPFLHRALSPATLAEEVADRVGACGPVRTVSTGCTAGLDAVGHGARLIEDGQADVVVAGASESPISPITVACFDAIRATSARNDDPAHAARPFDRDRDGFVLGEGAAVLVLEELDHARRRGAEVLAQVAGFATRSNAHHMTGLTTEGVEMAEAARRALDHAELASAEIGYVNAHGSGTRQNDRHETAAFHRLLGERAHQVPVSSIKSMIGHSLGAIGSIELAACALALVHGVVPPTANLDTPDPECDLDYVPHTARERLLDVVLSVGSGFGGFQSAVVLTKAGQP
- a CDS encoding cupin domain-containing protein; translated protein: MTGQLHRAMSPDDVAPNTGRGGDIRVLLGPATVGATSGFLGVVLVGPGEQVNEHYHPYSEEFLYVLEGSVVLDLDDVPHEVDADQAVLVPIGVRHRLRNTGTSPARVLFQLSPLAPRPDLGHVDTERVS
- a CDS encoding SchA/CurD-like domain-containing protein, translating into MNRYALTFPVRPGSEAAVAEILADYAGPPPGRPQAARPLLDRTSVFMVGPVVVRVVDITCPPEVAIRHLAAQPQIQAVEQRLRPHLVQDRDLSDDDGRRRFLAGSVMRLVSSCNGHPGHLPRAAAFYRALPGQAGEVARLLAAGSSDSDCGTTVFRRRDTVVHLVESSERTTAVPLADELAPLVQLACPMTLVTDRVVGAVA
- a CDS encoding antibiotic biosynthesis monooxygenase family protein, whose amino-acid sequence is MASTAEHHECGSGRLRVIFRLRVPVTDQDRFLDAYRLIRHQVSQVEGYLGDQLCQSEGDPEDWVITSEWVSAAHFHAWERGADHRRLAAPLVACATARESLRYHVRLTTTPGAEADRQLLEAKS
- a CDS encoding glycoside hydrolase family 2 TIM barrel-domain containing protein — its product is MCAVQAPARAAHVQPVGRTVDFTGAWQFALVNTTGDDAPQPGGHDPSWRDTRLPHDWSIELDPVQGPHTTAGTGFLPGGLGWYRKSFTLPSSMSGKKVSIEFDGVYMDSEVYLNGNLLGRHPYGYTGFAYDLDARTDGTPNVLAVKVRNQVPSSRWYSGSGIYRDVRLVVTEPVHVTRHGVKVTTPDLAATIRSGHAVMRVETTAVSESGDTGAEIVSTVRDPRGRIVGRGRARAALTAEPSTATADIRIGNPDLWSVDRPDLYTVDTEIRVRGRAVDTVSTRTGIRYFAFDADNGFSLNGVEMKLKGVNLHHDLGALGSAVSSDAIVRQLRIMKSMGVNAVRTSHNPPSPEFVRACEEMGVLLQVEAFDTWRTPKTKFDYGRFFDDHSSADLREMVHAAKNSPSVVMWSIGNEIPDSSAAAGPPIARRLIDDVRAVDTTRPIVMGSDRYRRVPAIGSPQDQILQMLDGLGLNYNDASSIDSLHARYPTKFFFEAESSSSTSTRGRYQDADQLNTGENHTPGRRNLSSYDNNLETWTYSGEYGLKKDRDRKWFAGQFLWTGFDYIGEPTPYDVYPVKSSFFGAVDTAGFSKDFYHLFRSQWSGEPMVHLLPMDWTGHKAGEPVSVWAYSNADTVELYLNGKSLGERRFDTKTTVHGSRYLETTEATGDDKTVTTGPYPGSYTSPNGSAGKLHLTWSVPFQPGRLVAVARRGGVEVARDEVRTAGEPHAIRLTPDRRMTRADGKGLTFVTAEVVDRAGVVVPDAHDLISYQVRGGSLAGLDNGRQESAENYQAGSRTAFNGKALAVVRSGRSTSVITVTARAPGLRTASTSVAAVGGRSGAARHTTADAAPVPSPALGADASYSGARDTIPAAMLDGSGSTHWSNYYLKRATALLPAVSRAHATDWVSLPVSEVEQAGSVRASFLSDASHALPASIAVSYWNGRAHVPVRDVKLDWSGGTTVTITFTAVRGDRIRLDLTSSAPGTAHGFLGISHASVGR